In one window of Brevinematales bacterium DNA:
- the porD gene encoding pyruvate synthase subunit PorD has translation MLLASRDVKSVDLNIGGYAKGGTSVVNKTGGWRTFKPILNREKCVDCMICWVYCPDDSIVVKEGKMIGFDYDYCKGCSICANVCPRDAIEMISEK, from the coding sequence ATGTTGTTAGCGAGTCGAGATGTAAAGTCTGTTGATTTGAATATAGGTGGTTATGCTAAAGGTGGTACTTCGGTTGTTAATAAAACGGGTGGGTGGAGAACCTTTAAGCCAATTTTGAATAGAGAGAAGTGTGTTGACTGTATGATATGTTGGGTATATTGTCCTGATGACAGTATAGTAGTTAAGGAAGGTAAGATGATAGGATTTGATTATGATTATTGCAAAGGATGTAGTATATGTGCTAATGTGTGTCCAAGAGATGCTATTGAGATGATCTCTGAAAAATAA
- a CDS encoding thiamine pyrophosphate-dependent enzyme — translation MAINLKQIAGTELKFTKGHRMCAGCGVAVFVRELSIAAQNLDMDLVIANATGCLEVTTSVYPESSWKYPWIHTAFENAGSTISGIERAYYALKAKGKINHNKKVKFVAIAGDGGSYDIGLQSLSGALERGHNILYIAYDNEAYMNTGYQRSSATPLFANTTTAPFGKVIPGKTQPRKDLFAIAVAHNIPYAATVSIYYWNDLIAKIQKALTIEGPTFILSITPCIPGWVMPTGDAIELSKSAVETGYWPLVEYENGNYKWSPSNPRQLKPIEEFISKQKRFAGMLKNPELVEQFKQDVMVNYEKYRKLCGVS, via the coding sequence ATGGCTATAAATTTGAAGCAGATTGCTGGAACTGAGTTAAAGTTTACTAAAGGACATAGAATGTGTGCTGGTTGTGGCGTTGCTGTTTTTGTCAGAGAATTATCAATAGCAGCTCAAAATCTAGATATGGATCTTGTTATAGCGAATGCAACAGGATGTTTAGAGGTTACAACTAGTGTTTATCCTGAAAGTTCTTGGAAGTATCCTTGGATACATACTGCTTTTGAGAACGCAGGTTCTACTATATCGGGTATAGAGAGAGCATACTATGCGCTTAAAGCAAAAGGTAAGATAAATCATAATAAGAAGGTTAAATTTGTTGCTATTGCAGGTGATGGTGGAAGCTATGATATAGGATTACAGAGTCTTTCAGGAGCACTTGAAAGAGGACACAATATTCTTTATATTGCCTATGATAATGAAGCATATATGAATACGGGATACCAAAGGAGTAGTGCTACTCCACTTTTTGCTAATACAACAACTGCTCCTTTCGGTAAAGTAATACCTGGTAAAACTCAACCTAGAAAAGATTTATTTGCTATAGCGGTAGCTCATAACATACCATACGCAGCGACTGTCAGTATATACTATTGGAATGATCTTATAGCAAAAATACAAAAGGCTCTAACTATAGAAGGGCCTACGTTTATACTCTCAATAACTCCTTGTATTCCTGGTTGGGTTATGCCAACTGGCGATGCTATCGAGCTTTCTAAATCAGCGGTTGAGACTGGGTATTGGCCGCTTGTTGAATATGAAAATGGAAACTATAAATGGAGTCCATCAAATCCGAGACAACTCAAACCTATTGAAGAGTTTATATCGAAGCAAAAGAGGTTTGCTGGTATGCTAAAAAATCCAGAGCTTGTTGAACAATTTAAACAAGATGTAATGGTAAATTACGAAAAATATAGAAAGCTCTGCGGAGTTTCTTAA
- a CDS encoding DegT/DnrJ/EryC1/StrS aminotransferase family protein: protein MKIPFYKPSITILDYFEVFKTLKTGWLTTGKRNSEFTKLLSEYLEVEEKNLKLVSSCTAGLHLLFDAFEVKGYSIIIPSITFISPVEMSIISGAKPIIVDVEDEYLTISLDDIERKITKDTKIIVPTYYGGNPYDIDGMKKLSESYDIIVIEDGAHAFGTEYMGSKVGNTQKFGTSATVFSLYATKTLQTGEGGLISTHLENIIEKISKTYLHGMDKNAWKRYQDNLPFYDITEIGFKYNFPDILASIGIAQLKSFNKSQKERERVWNFYQNTLNDIEGIRLPKIRPNTKHSYHLFVIRLNLDMWKIDRNTFIKLLNEKGIGTSVHFTPVYRFSKYQSILSLNFKEFPISEKVYREIVSLPIYPSLSNKEIWYIVDTIKDIWKNYRR from the coding sequence ATGAAAATACCATTTTACAAACCATCTATCACAATTTTAGATTACTTTGAAGTTTTCAAAACACTTAAAACAGGTTGGCTAACCACTGGGAAAAGAAACTCTGAATTTACCAAGCTATTATCAGAATATCTAGAAGTAGAAGAAAAAAACCTAAAACTTGTTTCATCTTGTACTGCTGGACTACATTTACTGTTTGACGCTTTTGAAGTTAAAGGTTATTCCATAATAATACCCAGTATAACATTTATATCACCTGTTGAAATGTCAATTATCTCCGGAGCAAAACCAATAATTGTTGATGTTGAAGATGAATACTTAACTATCTCTCTGGATGATATTGAGAGAAAAATAACAAAAGATACCAAAATAATAGTTCCTACATATTATGGTGGAAACCCATATGATATTGATGGAATGAAAAAACTATCAGAGTCATACGATATTATAGTAATTGAAGATGGAGCACACGCCTTTGGAACTGAATACATGGGATCAAAAGTCGGTAATACTCAAAAATTCGGAACATCCGCAACGGTATTCAGCCTTTACGCAACTAAAACACTCCAAACAGGTGAAGGAGGATTAATATCAACGCATTTAGAAAACATTATAGAAAAAATATCAAAAACCTATTTACACGGAATGGATAAAAACGCCTGGAAAAGATACCAAGATAATTTACCTTTCTATGATATAACAGAAATAGGTTTCAAATATAATTTCCCTGACATCTTAGCATCCATAGGTATAGCACAACTTAAAAGTTTTAACAAATCCCAAAAAGAAAGAGAAAGAGTATGGAACTTCTACCAAAATACCCTTAATGATATTGAAGGTATAAGGTTACCAAAAATAAGACCTAACACAAAACATTCATACCATCTGTTTGTAATCAGACTAAACCTAGACATGTGGAAGATAGACAGAAACACTTTCATAAAACTATTAAATGAAAAAGGAATAGGCACAAGTGTGCATTTTACACCAGTATACAGGTTTTCAAAATACCAAAGTATCCTAAGCCTAAACTTCAAAGAATTTCCCATTTCGGAAAAAGTATATAGAGAGATAGTATCACTTCCTATATACCCATCTCTTTCTAACAAAGAGATATGGTATATTGTCGATACAATAAAAGATATATGGAAGAATTATCGTAGGTAA
- a CDS encoding biopolymer transporter ExbD, with protein sequence MNLSKSDRSKLKVGIEPTPLIDVMFLLTIFFMLTSTIIKTSAINVNLPKSVVSDSQPRTQIIITITKDNKFYLNDYPISLQDISPTIKRITVKDPNIPVIIRGDRDIPYQTVIEVMDRVRLGGATEVGLSVEQKR encoded by the coding sequence ATGAACTTGAGTAAATCAGATAGAAGCAAATTGAAAGTAGGTATTGAACCTACCCCTCTCATTGATGTAATGTTTTTGCTAACTATATTTTTTATGTTAACCTCAACTATAATAAAAACTTCTGCAATCAATGTAAATCTTCCGAAATCAGTAGTATCCGATTCACAACCTAGAACACAGATAATAATAACAATAACCAAAGACAATAAGTTCTATTTAAACGACTATCCTATATCATTACAAGACATATCTCCAACTATAAAGAGAATAACTGTCAAGGATCCCAATATTCCCGTAATAATAAGAGGCGATAGAGATATACCATACCAAACTGTTATAGAAGTAATGGACAGAGTTAGGTTAGGTGGAGCAACTGAAGTTGGCTTATCAGTTGAGCAAAAAAGATAA